Proteins encoded together in one Bradyrhizobium sp. PSBB068 window:
- a CDS encoding DUF1476 domain-containing protein, translating into MNEFNKREEGFEKKFALDEELKFKAEARRNKLLGLWAAEKLGITGDAANAYAKEVVAADFEEAGDNDVLHKVLKDLTAKGQPATERDIRAKMDELLAVAVAQVKAGT; encoded by the coding sequence ATGAACGAGTTCAACAAGCGCGAGGAAGGTTTCGAGAAGAAGTTCGCCCTCGACGAGGAGCTGAAGTTCAAGGCGGAAGCCCGCCGGAACAAGCTGCTCGGCCTGTGGGCTGCCGAGAAGCTCGGCATCACGGGCGATGCCGCCAACGCCTATGCCAAGGAGGTGGTGGCCGCCGATTTCGAGGAAGCCGGCGACAACGACGTCCTGCACAAGGTTCTGAAGGACCTCACGGCCAAGGGCCAGCCCGCCACCGAGCGCGATATCCGCGCCAAGATGGACGAGCTGCTGGCCGTGGCGGTGGCCCAGGTCAAGGCGGGAACCTAG
- a CDS encoding LysR family transcriptional regulator, giving the protein MDSDALNTFLVVHRRGGISNAAKALHRSQPAISRRIALLEQELGVPLFERIGGKTRLSDAGRVMVPYAERAVAAAQDAENAVRALLRDNSGPVALAVTGTLAGERLSKVLKRFARRHPDVALTLRTATSAEVSDQIRRGEATIGLRYDRDRSGDLECEVLFAEPLQVVCAPDHPLAGRRVGRLADLRDERWIAFPEVPGRREITASHVFALFLTHGLGEVAWTPVDSLTAQKRLVEAGLGIALLSHSNAAEELRTSAIATIRVGNLTASHEVVAVTRHGGFLSAASRRLLDIIRADFTKARGTNASRRNKVRRA; this is encoded by the coding sequence ATGGACAGCGACGCGCTCAACACGTTCCTGGTAGTGCATCGCCGCGGCGGGATCTCGAACGCCGCGAAGGCGCTGCATCGCTCGCAGCCGGCGATCTCTAGGCGGATCGCGCTGCTCGAGCAGGAGCTCGGCGTGCCCCTGTTCGAGCGCATCGGAGGCAAGACGCGGCTCAGCGATGCAGGGCGGGTGATGGTGCCCTACGCCGAGCGCGCGGTGGCGGCGGCGCAGGATGCCGAGAACGCGGTGCGCGCGCTGCTGCGCGACAATTCCGGCCCGGTGGCGCTGGCGGTGACCGGCACGCTGGCGGGCGAGCGGCTCTCGAAGGTGCTGAAGCGGTTCGCCCGCCGGCATCCGGATGTCGCGCTGACCTTGCGCACGGCGACCAGCGCCGAGGTCAGCGACCAGATCCGGCGCGGCGAGGCGACGATCGGGCTGCGCTACGACCGCGACCGCTCAGGTGACCTCGAATGCGAGGTGCTGTTCGCCGAGCCGCTCCAGGTGGTCTGCGCGCCGGACCATCCGCTGGCGGGACGGAGGGTCGGCAGGCTCGCCGATCTCCGGGACGAGCGGTGGATCGCCTTTCCCGAGGTGCCGGGCCGGCGCGAGATCACGGCCTCCCATGTGTTCGCGCTGTTCCTGACCCACGGGCTCGGCGAGGTCGCATGGACGCCGGTCGACAGCCTGACGGCGCAGAAGCGGCTGGTCGAGGCGGGGCTCGGGATCGCGCTGCTGTCACACAGCAATGCGGCGGAGGAGCTGCGGACCTCGGCGATCGCGACCATCCGCGTCGGCAATCTCACTGCCAGTCACGAGGTCGTCGCGGTGACACGGCACGGCGGCTTCCTCAGCGCCGCGTCGCGCCGCCTGCTCGACATCATCCGCGCAGACTTCACCAAGGCAAGGGGCACAAACGCGTCGCGCCGGAACAAGGTCCGGCGCGCGTAG
- a CDS encoding isocitrate lyase/phosphoenolpyruvate mutase family protein — protein sequence MRTQADKAARFRELHQRPGAFIIPNPWDAGTAKLLAAMGFEALATTSLGVANTLGQSTISLDAIIENCRMIVEATDLPVNADLENCGADDPKTAARAITRAAEAGVVGGSIEDSTGNREHPIYDFSLAVERVQAAVEAARALPFPFMLTARAENLLHGRNDLDDTIKRLQAFEAVGADVLYAPGVYDAKTIRTVTASLGKPFNLVMGFADPTLTVDQIAAAGVKRISTGGAMERHALNAFLRSAREMKDKGSFSYVRDMAPVKEVRAAFNGSVPAP from the coding sequence ATGCGCACCCAGGCAGACAAGGCAGCACGGTTTCGCGAGCTGCATCAGCGGCCCGGCGCCTTCATCATTCCCAACCCCTGGGATGCCGGAACCGCGAAACTGCTCGCTGCCATGGGGTTCGAGGCGCTCGCGACCACCAGCCTCGGGGTCGCCAACACGCTCGGGCAGTCCACCATCAGCCTCGACGCTATCATCGAGAATTGCCGGATGATCGTGGAGGCCACCGACCTGCCCGTGAACGCCGACCTCGAGAATTGCGGCGCCGATGATCCGAAGACCGCGGCAAGGGCGATCACCCGCGCAGCAGAGGCCGGCGTGGTCGGCGGCTCGATCGAGGACTCGACCGGCAATCGCGAGCATCCGATCTACGACTTCTCGCTCGCGGTCGAGCGGGTGCAGGCGGCGGTCGAAGCGGCACGGGCGCTGCCGTTCCCGTTCATGCTGACCGCGCGGGCGGAGAACCTGCTGCACGGCCGCAACGATCTCGACGACACCATCAAGCGGCTGCAGGCCTTCGAGGCGGTCGGCGCCGACGTGTTGTACGCACCCGGCGTGTACGACGCCAAGACCATCCGCACGGTGACGGCCTCGCTCGGCAAGCCATTCAACCTGGTGATGGGCTTTGCCGATCCGACCCTGACGGTCGATCAGATCGCCGCCGCCGGCGTCAAGCGCATCAGCACCGGCGGCGCGATGGAGCGCCACGCGCTCAACGCCTTCTTGCGCTCCGCCCGCGAGATGAAGGACAAGGGCTCGTTCAGCTATGTCCGCGACATGGCGCCGGTGAAGGAGGTCAGGGCGGCGTTCAACGGATCCGTTCCCGCCCCGTGA
- a CDS encoding adenylosuccinate lyase, giving the protein MSQDHISNVLAERYASPAMRAIWSGEGKVRLERDYWIAVLKAQRDLGIPVPDGVIESYERVKDQINLASIMQRERITRHDVKARIEEFCELAGHEHLHKGMTSRDLTENVEQLQVYRALQLVETKSVAALVRFAKRAQQLRDVPFTARTHNVAAQVTTLGKRIAMFGEETLLAHQSLVNVLQTYPARGLKGAVGTRLDQITLFNGDAGKARALEQRILVHLGLPKALDAVGQVYPRSLDFRAVSALTELASGPGNFAKTIRLMAGHELASEGFAKGQVGSSAMPHKMNSRSCERINGLHVILKGYLAMAAGLAGDQWNEGDVSCSVVRRVMLPDAFLAMDGLLETLLTVLDQMDVFEAVVATELNRYLPFLLTTTVMMEAVKKGAGRESAHEAIKEHAVAAIGDLRTGKIVQNDLLQRLAADQRLGLSEAELQLVLDQGRANSGDAAAQVDYFAEQVDALARAKPDAASYAPRAIL; this is encoded by the coding sequence ATGTCCCAAGATCACATTTCCAACGTCCTCGCCGAACGTTATGCCTCGCCCGCCATGCGCGCCATCTGGAGCGGCGAAGGCAAGGTCCGCCTCGAACGCGACTACTGGATCGCCGTGCTGAAGGCCCAGCGCGATCTCGGAATTCCGGTTCCGGATGGCGTGATCGAGAGCTACGAGCGCGTGAAGGACCAGATCAACCTGGCCTCCATCATGCAGCGGGAGCGCATCACCCGCCACGACGTGAAGGCGCGCATCGAGGAGTTCTGCGAACTCGCCGGTCACGAGCACCTGCACAAGGGCATGACCAGCCGCGATCTTACCGAGAACGTGGAGCAATTGCAGGTCTATCGCGCGTTGCAGTTGGTCGAGACCAAGAGCGTCGCCGCGCTGGTTCGATTTGCAAAGCGCGCGCAGCAATTGCGCGACGTTCCGTTTACCGCACGCACCCACAACGTGGCGGCGCAGGTCACGACGCTCGGCAAGCGCATCGCCATGTTCGGCGAGGAAACGCTGCTGGCGCATCAGAGCCTGGTCAATGTGCTTCAAACCTATCCCGCGCGCGGCCTGAAGGGCGCGGTCGGCACCCGGCTCGACCAGATCACCCTGTTCAATGGCGATGCCGGCAAGGCGCGCGCACTCGAACAGCGCATCCTCGTTCACCTCGGCCTGCCGAAAGCCCTTGATGCCGTCGGCCAGGTGTATCCGCGCAGCCTCGACTTCCGTGCCGTCAGTGCGCTCACCGAGCTTGCCAGCGGCCCCGGCAATTTCGCCAAGACCATTCGCTTGATGGCGGGCCACGAACTCGCCAGCGAAGGCTTTGCCAAGGGCCAGGTCGGCTCCTCGGCGATGCCGCACAAGATGAACAGCCGCTCCTGCGAGCGCATCAACGGCCTTCATGTGATCCTGAAGGGCTATCTCGCCATGGCCGCCGGGCTCGCCGGCGATCAGTGGAACGAAGGTGACGTCTCCTGCTCGGTCGTCCGCCGCGTGATGCTGCCCGATGCCTTCCTCGCCATGGATGGGCTCCTCGAAACCTTGCTCACCGTGCTCGATCAGATGGACGTGTTCGAGGCCGTGGTCGCGACCGAGCTCAACCGCTATTTGCCCTTCCTGCTGACCACCACGGTCATGATGGAAGCGGTCAAGAAGGGCGCCGGCCGCGAAAGCGCCCACGAGGCGATCAAGGAACATGCCGTCGCCGCCATCGGCGACCTGCGGACCGGCAAGATCGTGCAAAACGATCTGCTGCAGCGCCTCGCCGCCGATCAGCGCCTTGGCTTGAGCGAGGCCGAGCTGCAGCTTGTGCTGGACCAGGGTCGCGCCAACTCCGGCGACGCCGCCGCTCAGGTCGATTACTTCGCCGAGCAGGTCGACGCCCTGGCGAGAGCCAAGCCCGACGCGGCGAGCTATGCGCCACGCGCGATTCTGTGA
- the cynS gene encoding cyanase, with amino-acid sequence MKREDLTEKLLDIKREKGWSWKHICEKIGGYSEVLIVGAILGQMKLTKPQAANAGELFGLSKAETAMLNEVPMRGTGTAMPPTDPLIYRFYEMVMVNGPAWKALIEEEFGDGIMSAIDFDMAMERVANPKGDRVKITMSGKFLPYKYYGASGNVPEYGFKEE; translated from the coding sequence ATGAAACGCGAAGACCTCACCGAAAAGCTGCTCGACATCAAGCGCGAGAAGGGCTGGAGCTGGAAGCATATCTGCGAGAAGATCGGCGGTTATTCCGAAGTCCTGATCGTCGGCGCAATTCTCGGCCAGATGAAATTGACAAAACCGCAGGCTGCCAACGCCGGGGAATTATTCGGGCTGTCGAAGGCTGAGACTGCGATGCTCAACGAGGTGCCGATGCGCGGCACCGGCACGGCGATGCCGCCGACCGATCCCCTGATTTACCGCTTCTACGAGATGGTGATGGTCAACGGTCCGGCATGGAAGGCGCTGATCGAGGAGGAGTTCGGCGACGGCATCATGTCGGCGATCGACTTCGACATGGCGATGGAGCGCGTCGCCAATCCGAAGGGCGACCGCGTCAAGATCACCATGAGCGGCAAGTTCCTGCCGTACAAATATTACGGCGCCAGCGGCAACGTGCCGGAATACGGCTTCAAGGAGGAGTGA
- a CDS encoding ABC transporter ATP-binding protein, translating to MTDKFISIEGIARRYPGAGGGTTTVFENFWLSMARGEFGCVIGHSGCGKTTVLNILAGLDQPSEGTVIVDGQGIEGTSLDRAVIFQSHALLPWRTVLGNVGYAVSSKWRKWDRARVKAHAQRFIDLVGLTGSEHKHPSELSGGMKQRVGIARALSITPKIMLMDEPFSALDALTRGTLQDEVRRICLETGQTTFMITHDVDEAIFLADKIFLMTNGPGAVLAEIVENPLPKERGRIDLHRHPYYYALRNHIVDFLVSRSKSFAAEVTGHDPRHVPTVRPGLGEPVIVSPPRVVEPNPAQSIAR from the coding sequence ATGACCGACAAGTTCATCTCCATCGAGGGCATCGCGCGGCGCTATCCCGGCGCGGGCGGCGGCACCACCACGGTGTTCGAGAATTTCTGGCTGTCGATGGCACGCGGCGAGTTCGGCTGCGTGATCGGCCATTCCGGCTGCGGCAAGACCACGGTGCTCAACATCCTCGCCGGCCTCGACCAGCCGAGCGAGGGCACCGTGATCGTCGACGGGCAGGGCATCGAGGGCACCAGCCTCGACCGCGCCGTGATCTTCCAGAGCCACGCGCTGCTGCCATGGCGCACCGTGCTCGGCAACGTCGGCTACGCCGTCAGTTCGAAATGGCGCAAATGGGACCGCGCCCGGGTCAAGGCCCACGCGCAAAGGTTCATCGATCTGGTCGGGCTCACCGGCTCCGAGCACAAGCATCCGTCGGAGCTGTCCGGCGGCATGAAGCAGCGCGTCGGCATCGCGCGGGCGCTGTCGATCACGCCGAAGATCATGCTGATGGACGAGCCATTCTCGGCGCTCGACGCGCTGACCCGCGGCACGTTGCAGGACGAGGTGCGGCGCATCTGTCTGGAGACCGGGCAGACCACCTTCATGATCACCCATGACGTCGACGAGGCGATCTTCCTCGCCGACAAGATCTTCCTGATGACCAACGGCCCTGGCGCCGTGCTGGCCGAGATCGTCGAGAATCCGCTGCCGAAGGAGCGCGGCCGGATCGATCTGCACCGCCACCCCTATTATTACGCGCTGCGCAACCATATCGTCGATTTCCTGGTCAGCCGCAGCAAGAGCTTTGCGGCCGAGGTGACCGGACACGATCCGCGCCACGTGCCGACGGTGCGGCCCGGCCTGGGCGAACCGGTGATCGTCTCGCCGCCGCGCGTCGTCGAACCCAATCCCGCGCAGAGCATTGCGCGCTGA
- the ntrB gene encoding nitrate ABC transporter permease yields MRLSLRFRAAIVSVVLLATFLAAWHLATRGTGAVANMSPEYAKLMGLTATQGKSAMPGPLDVGAKLWEHLKRPFYDNGPNDKGLGIQLGYSIARVGLGYLIAVMVAIPLGFLIGMSPLISRALDPFIQVLKPISPLAWMPLALYTIKDSSISAIFVIFICSVWPMLLNTAFGVVGVRKEWINVARTLEVGTVRRAFTVILPAAAPTILTGMRISIGIAWLVIVAAEMLVGGTGIGYFVWNEWNNLSITNVIIAILLIGLVGMLLDQVLARFTRMVTFPE; encoded by the coding sequence ATGAGGCTGTCCCTCCGCTTCCGCGCCGCGATCGTCTCCGTCGTGCTGCTCGCGACCTTCCTCGCCGCCTGGCACCTGGCGACCCGCGGCACGGGCGCTGTGGCGAACATGAGCCCGGAGTATGCGAAGCTGATGGGGCTGACCGCGACCCAGGGCAAGTCGGCGATGCCCGGACCGCTCGATGTCGGGGCGAAGCTGTGGGAGCATCTGAAGCGGCCGTTCTACGACAACGGACCGAACGACAAGGGCCTCGGCATCCAGCTCGGCTATTCGATCGCGCGCGTCGGGCTCGGCTATCTGATCGCCGTCATGGTCGCGATCCCGCTCGGCTTCCTGATCGGGATGTCGCCCCTGATCAGCAGGGCGCTCGATCCGTTCATCCAGGTGTTGAAGCCGATCTCGCCGCTGGCCTGGATGCCGCTTGCGCTCTACACCATCAAGGATTCCTCGATCTCGGCGATCTTCGTCATCTTCATCTGCTCGGTGTGGCCGATGCTGCTCAACACCGCGTTCGGCGTCGTCGGCGTGCGCAAGGAATGGATCAATGTCGCCCGGACGCTCGAAGTCGGTACCGTCAGGCGCGCCTTCACCGTGATCTTGCCGGCGGCAGCGCCGACGATCCTGACCGGGATGCGGATCTCGATCGGGATCGCCTGGCTCGTCATCGTCGCCGCCGAGATGCTCGTCGGCGGCACCGGCATCGGCTATTTCGTCTGGAACGAGTGGAACAATCTGTCGATCACCAATGTGATCATCGCGATCCTGTTGATCGGTCTGGTCGGCATGCTGCTCGACCAGGTGCTGGCGCGGTTCACGCGCATGGTGACATTTCCGGAGTAG
- a CDS encoding ABC transporter substrate-binding protein, whose product MSMSDDPFDADRALVRSGCACGLHRSAAEHDHAARPLRCEPVVSEEKRYEGIVASAVMRAVFPQDVARRAFLKSVGAATALAALSQFFPLKTATEAFAEAGSPEKKDLKIGFIPITCATPIIMAAPLGFYAKQGLNVEVVKTAGWAVIRDKTINKEYDAAHMLAPMPIAISLGLGANAIPFTVPAIENINGQGITLAMKHRDRRDPKDWKGMKFAIPFDYSMHNYLLRYYLAEHGLDPDTDVQLRSVPPPEMVANLRADNIDGFLAPDNICQRAIYDGVGFLHILSKEIWDGHPCCSFAASREFITAAPNSFAALTRAIVDATGYAAKAENRKQIAEAIAPANYINAPVTVLEQVLTGTYADGLGGVKTDAKRVDFDPFPWQSFAVWMLTQMKRWGQIKGEVDYRAVAEQVYLATDTKKVMVEMGLSPPATAYKSFSVMGKSFDPAKPDDYLASFKIRKSS is encoded by the coding sequence ATGTCCATGTCAGACGATCCCTTCGACGCCGACCGCGCGCTGGTGCGATCGGGCTGCGCCTGCGGGCTGCATCGCTCGGCCGCCGAGCACGATCATGCCGCGCGCCCGCTGCGCTGCGAGCCTGTCGTGAGTGAGGAGAAGCGGTACGAAGGCATCGTTGCCTCCGCGGTGATGCGGGCGGTGTTTCCGCAGGATGTCGCACGCCGCGCCTTCCTGAAGTCGGTCGGGGCTGCGACCGCGCTCGCCGCACTGTCGCAATTCTTCCCGTTGAAGACGGCGACGGAGGCGTTCGCCGAAGCAGGGTCGCCGGAGAAGAAGGACCTCAAGATCGGCTTCATCCCGATCACCTGCGCGACCCCGATCATCATGGCGGCGCCGCTCGGCTTCTATGCCAAGCAGGGGCTCAATGTCGAGGTGGTGAAGACCGCCGGCTGGGCGGTCATTCGCGACAAGACCATCAACAAGGAATACGACGCCGCCCACATGCTGGCGCCGATGCCGATCGCGATCTCGCTTGGCTTAGGGGCCAACGCGATCCCGTTCACGGTGCCCGCGATCGAGAACATCAACGGGCAGGGCATCACGCTGGCGATGAAGCACAGGGATCGGCGCGATCCAAAGGACTGGAAGGGCATGAAGTTCGCCATTCCATTCGACTATTCGATGCACAATTATCTGCTGCGCTATTATCTTGCCGAGCACGGGCTCGATCCGGATACCGACGTGCAACTCCGTTCGGTGCCGCCGCCGGAGATGGTCGCCAATCTACGCGCCGACAACATCGACGGCTTCCTCGCGCCGGACAATATCTGCCAGCGCGCGATCTATGACGGTGTCGGCTTCCTGCACATCCTCTCCAAGGAGATCTGGGATGGCCATCCCTGTTGCAGTTTTGCCGCGAGCCGCGAGTTCATCACCGCGGCGCCGAATTCGTTCGCGGCGCTGACGCGGGCGATCGTCGATGCCACCGGCTATGCGGCGAAGGCCGAGAACCGCAAGCAGATCGCGGAGGCGATCGCGCCGGCCAATTACATCAACGCGCCGGTCACGGTGCTGGAGCAGGTGCTGACCGGCACCTATGCCGACGGCCTTGGCGGCGTGAAGACCGACGCCAAGCGGGTCGATTTCGATCCGTTCCCCTGGCAATCCTTCGCGGTGTGGATGCTGACCCAGATGAAGCGCTGGGGCCAGATCAAGGGCGAGGTCGACTACCGGGCAGTGGCCGAGCAGGTCTACCTTGCCACCGACACGAAGAAGGTGATGGTCGAGATGGGGCTCTCGCCGCCGGCAACCGCCTACAAATCGTTCTCGGTGATGGGCAAGAGCTTCGATCCGGCCAAGCCCGACGATTATCTCGCGAGCTTCAAGATCAGGAAGTCGTCGTGA
- a CDS encoding sulfurtransferase produces the protein MTDVLITAGELAELVKKEPCVIIDTRNPDAYAAGHLPGAVNVHDIFTYLATSTPEGMHALKTKFADAFGAAGLSGKETAVIYEQSMNSGFGQSCRGYYLLAMLGYPKIKVLHGGFDAWKAADLPVTTDVAVPAKAAFAIVPEAGDIMIDAKAMLAAVGKPGVAILDVRDVDEWIGESSSPYGKDFCPRKGRIPGAVWLEWYRMMKPTGEGPRFKSKDEILAECATVGISQTTPVYLYCFKGARASNTFLALKNAGVKDVRMYFGSWNEWSRDPALPIDEGLPTAAVVTGKAA, from the coding sequence ATGACGGACGTTCTGATCACCGCCGGCGAACTTGCCGAGCTCGTCAAGAAAGAACCGTGTGTCATCATCGACACGCGTAATCCGGATGCCTATGCGGCGGGACATCTGCCCGGTGCGGTCAATGTGCATGACATCTTCACTTACCTCGCGACCTCGACGCCGGAGGGCATGCACGCGCTGAAGACCAAGTTCGCCGATGCCTTCGGCGCCGCCGGCCTGTCCGGCAAGGAGACCGCCGTGATCTACGAGCAGTCGATGAATTCCGGCTTCGGCCAGTCCTGCCGCGGCTATTACCTGCTGGCGATGCTGGGCTATCCCAAGATCAAGGTCCTGCATGGCGGGTTCGATGCCTGGAAGGCGGCGGACCTGCCGGTCACCACCGACGTCGCGGTGCCGGCGAAGGCTGCGTTCGCGATCGTGCCGGAGGCCGGCGACATCATGATCGACGCCAAGGCGATGCTGGCTGCGGTCGGCAAGCCGGGCGTCGCGATCCTCGACGTGCGCGACGTCGACGAGTGGATCGGCGAAAGCTCGTCGCCTTACGGGAAGGATTTCTGCCCGCGCAAGGGCCGCATTCCCGGCGCGGTGTGGCTGGAATGGTACCGCATGATGAAGCCGACCGGCGAGGGCCCGCGCTTCAAGTCGAAGGACGAGATCCTTGCCGAATGCGCCACCGTCGGCATCTCGCAGACCACGCCGGTCTATCTCTACTGCTTCAAGGGGGCGCGCGCGTCGAACACCTTCCTGGCGCTGAAGAACGCCGGCGTGAAGGACGTGCGGATGTATTTCGGCTCCTGGAACGAGTGGTCGCGCGATCCGGCGCTGCCGATCGACGAAGGCTTGCCGACCGCAGCCGTCGTGACCGGCAAGGCGGCATAG